Genomic segment of Dromiciops gliroides isolate mDroGli1 chromosome 3, mDroGli1.pri, whole genome shotgun sequence:
GTGAAGGGctcttaaatgccaaaaagaagaTTTTCTATTTATCTGGGGTAGTCAAgaaagtttaataataataatctcagcTACAGGTAGCAAAGaagtaatgaagaagaaaaagaaaatccctgaAGTGTCATTATAAAGTACTTCTTGGTCtaggcttttccttttttctctcctgccTACTCAGTTTTACTTGTTCTAATTGCTTTTTGTCCTACATTCACTCAGCCATAAACAAGGCTGAAGACTGTGAAGTAAAATCTTGTTGTTAGGTACTCTCTTTAACACTTAACAAGCCTATGTACCTACAAACCTGCAGCTCTACTTCTGCCTCTCTCCTTGAACTTGATTATCACACTGCTACGATAGAGATGAGGAAGCCCATCTTCTATTGTCTTTTGAGATGTTTCTTTCCTgtcacttttcttccttcattgatttcccattttttaaaaaacaggcaaATTCATGCAAGAAAAATAATCCCGACTCCTTGTTTTCATAGAATATAGCAATGGTTCTTCCAAAGCACTTATAGTTTTGTCAGGTTATACTTTCAAATTACCACCTATTCTTTCCTTagaaagcaacaataaaaatgcaaagttgtgtttttatttatttcattttacatacaATTTAGATTTTATAACTTTGCAGAAaagaatgggtttttttttagttttttttgttttttgtttttttagtgaggcaattggggttaagtgacttgcccagggtcacacagctagtaagtgttaagtgtctgaggctggatttgaactcaggtattcctgactccagggccggtgctctatccactgtgccacctagctgcccgagaatgggtttttttaaatgtaacttgataaatatttgtcgaTCAGAAAGTCCTGTTTAAAAAGATCCTATTgctgactatagtaatctactgtttgataaacccaaaaactccagcttctgggataagaactcagtatttgacaaaaactgctgggaaaactgtaagataatatggcagaaattaggcatagaccaacatcttatactgtataccaaaataaggtcaaaatgggtacatgatttagacataaaaggtaataccataggtaaattagagaaaggaatagtttacttctcagatctatggagaggagaagaatttatgaccaaacaagtaatagagaatattatgaaatgcaaaatggaagattttgattgcattaaattaaaaaggttttgtacaaacagaagcaatgcagccaaaattagaagggaagcagaaagctgcaaagcaatttttacagtcagtgtttctgataaagaccttatttctataacatatagggaactaaatcagttttataagaatgcaaatcattcctcaattgagaaatggtcaaaagatatgaacaggcaattttcagataaagaaatcaaaactatctattgtcatatgaaaaaatgctctaaatcactattgattagagaaatgcaaattaagacaactcagaggtaccacctcacacctgtcagattggctaatatgacaagaaaagaaaacaataaatgttggagaagatgtgggaaaactaatgcagtgttggtggggttgtgaaatgatccaaccattctgaagagcaatttgaaagtatgcccaaagagctatggggctgtgcataccctatgACTCAATAATGCCACTCATAGGTCTGTCtcctaaagaaatcataaaaaagagggaaggacccacatgtacaaaaatatttatagcagctctcgttatggtggcaaagaattggaaatcgagggaatacccatcaactgggaaatgactaaacaagttgtggtatatgaatgttatggaatactattgtgctgtaagaaatgatgagtgggcaggtttcagaaaatcctggaaagacttaggtggactgatgctgagtgaagtgagcagaaccgggaaggagaacattgtacaaagtaacagcaatattgtgtaatgatcaactttgatagacttaactcttctcagcaatacaatgatccaagacaattccaaaaaactcatgatggaaaatgctctccacatccagaaaaaagaactgaaatctggatgcagattgaacatatcgtttcttcttttattttcttttttgaggtttttcccttttgttctaattcttctttcacaacatgactaatgcagaaacatgtttaatgtgattgtacatatataacctatatcagattgctttctgtcttggggaggggggagggaagggagggagggagaaaaatgtttacatataactggaaaataataaaatacttctgtGATTAAAAAAGAtcctgctgggggcagctaggtggcgcagtggataaagcaccagccctggattcaggaggacctgagttcaaatccagcctcagacactggacacttaccagctgtgtgaccctgggcaagtcacttaaccctcattgccctgccccccccccaaaaaaaaatatcttgctGCCAATGTTTACACTGGTGAATACCATTTACATActtatatctgtgtatgtgtgtttatacacacatattcacatataatgtgtatatatatatatatatatatatatatatatatatatatatatatatatatatatataatgtatatatatgtgtgtatgtatgtatattccccCCCACTTTGTTACTGAAATTTTGCTTGCCTTTTGCTTTCAGATCAAGAAATTTTGcgtaagttggagaaggaaaaaattctGGTGTTCACTCCATCCCGACGCGTTCAGGGAAGAAGAGTAGTATGTTATGATGACAGATTCATTGTAAAATTGGCTTTTGAGTCTGATGGTATCATTGTATCCAATGATAATTACAGGGATCTGGCTAATGAAAAGCCAGAATGGAAGAAGTTTATAGATGAGCGATTGCTGATGTATTCCTTTGTTAATGACAAGTAAGTAATGGGATTTTGAACTTtatgaacaaaaacagaaagcCATGCTGGAAGATTGCTAACTTTTTAGAGATCTGAATTGtttttgaagttttaaaattaagctaataaaaacaaataacataGTTAAGTTCAGAATCTAATTTGTCCCTCCTTAGCTCAAGATCAGGGCCAACTTTAAAGATGTCAAAGCCCTCTTAAAAAACATTTCAATTAACATTGTACTCACTCAGTTTTATACTCATTAAATTAGATAAACACTCCGGTGAGGTCTGTTCTTAACAGATTTTCCccttttagagttgaagaaattgagacatagttaaatgatttaccttgTTCTAAGGTCAAACAGTGACAAATCTAGAATTAGAACTGAGTcctaattttcatttaattttgcaAGTTAGAGAGTCACCCTACATCCTTCCTGTCCCCTTTTCTTTGAGGGTTTGCCAAAGGAGAAGTTAAAACATTTCTCCCTATGTTAGCTTGTCCTTGAATTGGGATAGCAGGGGGTACAGGAACAAGAGAACAGAAACAATCTAATTTGGGGCCCAAGTTTAAACTGTTTTTTGATCAATTTAGACCAAATGGTTTAGTATAttcaaccttttttgtttttatcctcaGTCCTCCCAATATTTCTAGGAATTCACTCAGATAAATTCCCCTCCACTCTTTAGTGCTAGTACCTTGACTGTGATTTAGTAATACTAAAACCTCCTTGTGGGTCAGAAACTCATTGAGCTGGACTCTACATCATTCTCTTTGCTTAGAAAAGGGAGTTTACTCTTGCAGGTTATATATTTCACAATGTCGATGTTTataaagatcttttaaaaaatatgtatgtgaTATTCTTCTCAAGACAGATGGGAGTATAAGTTCACTCATATAGGAGCATTCTTATGAAATTTAACCAATTGTGCCAAAACACATTGTCCAGAGCCAAGATATTCTTTagttgtatgtttacaaaacattaGAGGAactaagagagaggaaggaatgagtAACTGGAAGATCTTATCTCAAATACTATTTGGAGCAAAACAAACTTAAGTACATCTTGAAGACTTAAGTTTGTTTCGCATATAAAACTCCGCTTCAGTTACCAAATATTTGCTTTACAGAATTTTAAGCAAAATCCCTTAGATTAAATCTTTAGTTAAAATACCATGGAATGACTGAGTTATTATAGGAAATAGCTTGGAATTAGTATGTCTATTTCTTGGTTAATTTGAAATTCTTCATCCTGTATCTTCTAGGTTCATGCCCCCTGATGACCCTCTTGGCCGTCATGGTCCAAGTTTGGACAATTTTCTAAGGAAAAAGCCTATTGTTCCAGAACATAAGAAACAGCCATGTCCCTATGGTAACTTGCATTATGTAGACTTGCATTTAGTTGCCTAATATAACTTGATCAttactttttattataaaaataatatagtatAACTTAGAATGCTACATACTCTTAGTTATTatgggattttaaaatattttggtatctTGTTTCAGCCTCTCATTGAGTTGATCTCTGGCAGAGAAAAAGGTTTATACATGCCAGCCAACTATTTATTAACATTGTTAGTCAGTCACGAAGAAATTTTCCTAAACTAAAACGTGGTTCGAAAGGTCAAAGATGTGTTCCACATGAAATTAGTTTTTATCcagtgcctttctttttctcacctTAAAAATTTGCACTTATGTTTTATGCAAAGTACAACTCAAGTAAACGTGATTATCACATTACAAAGTGGTAGTTTCTGCCTGATTTAAAACCTTACTGAAAGAGGGACAATGTGGTGTGAGATAGGATGGTAGTCCATAGCCAAGTGCTGTAGAAGTGTTTAAATCATCCACTGAAACCAGCCTTCATGACAGAGAAGAATGATGCATGAATTCAAAGGTGATTtctccagaggaaagagaatgcttcaaatttcctttctttatttctcttatattaaAATTGAATGTTTATTTGGATTTTCAAGACTCTTTTTATGCTTCCTAGTTTACTTTGTTGTGCTTTTTCTAGGAAAGAAATGTACCTATGGACACAAGTGCAAATACTACCATCCTGAGAGGGGAAGTCAGCCACAGAGATCAGTAGCTGATGAACTTCGTGCCATGTCTAGAAATACAGCAGCCAAAACTGCAAATGAAGGAGGATTAGTAAAAAGCAACAGTGTTCCTTGCAGCACTAAAACTGATGGCACTTCTGATGTCAAACGTGCTGCTCCAAAGAGGCAATCAGATCCTAGCATAAGAACACAAGTCTATCAAGACTTAGAGGAAAAGCttcccaccaaaaacaaattgGAAACCAGGTCTGTTCCTTCGTTAGTTAGTATACCATCTTCCTCTGCTGCAAAACCCCAAAGTACTACACCTTTAAGCAATGGCCTTCCGTCTGGAGTTCATTTCCCACCTCAGGATCAAAGACCCCAGGGTCAGTATCCTCCAATGATGATGGCAACCAAAAATCATGGAACGCCAATGCCTTATGAACAGTATCCAAAATGTGATTCCCCTGTTGACATTGGATATTATTCCATGTTGAACGCATACTCAAATCTTAGTGTCTCTGGCCCCAGGAGTCCTGAAAGGCGTTTCTCCTTAGACACAGATTATAGAATCAGTTCTGTAGCCTCTGACTGCAGTAGCGAAGGGAGTATGAGTTGTGGGAGCAGCGATTCCTATGTGGGGTACAATGACAGGTCATACGTTAGTTCTCCTGACCCACAACTGGAGGAAAACTTAAAGTGTCAGCACATGCACCCACACAGCCGCCTTAATTCCCAGCCCTTCCTACAAAGTTTCCATGATCCTTTAACCAGAGTGCAGAGTTACAGTCATGAAGAACCAAAGCATCATCACAAACCTCCAATTCCATACATGGCTGTGCATTTGCAGCATCCAGCTGTGGGAGCTCGGTCCAGTTGCCCTGGCGACTATCCCTCTCCTCAGAATGCAGCACACTCTAAGACACTACACCTGGGGAGATCGTTAGTGTCCACAAGGATAGACAGCATTTCAGACTCTCGGCTTTATGACAATTCTCCTTCTAGACAAAGGAAGCCTTATTCCCGCCAAGAAGGGCTTGGAAGCTGGGAGAGGCAGAATTATGGCATTGATGCATATGGCTATCGTCAAACATACTCGCTGCCTGATAACACCACCCAGCCATGCTATGAGCCATTTACTTTCCAAAGCTTACCTGAGCAGCAGGACCAGACGTGGCGGGTACCTTTCTGTGGCCTGCCACAAGATGCTCCGAGATACCAGGACAACCGAGAAAAAGTGTACATCAACCTGTGCAACATATTCCCATCTGACCTTGTGAGAGTTGTCATGAAAAGAAACCCACACATGACCGATGCTCAGCAACTTGCTGCAGCTATTTTAGTGGAGAAATCACAGCTGGGTTATTGAGCAATGACACATCTTCGTGGTGTTCAGTCGTTGTTGGTTCAGCTCAGATGCTGAGGGAGGTTTGCTACAGTAGCATTTGTGATCTCCTTCTCAGCAAGGAGGTTCTCTAGTAATCCCTTTATGTGAAATCCTGTATCATGGTATCTGTATGTATAGCCCCATACGTTGGAAGTATCACGGGATTCTTTTACCTTcaaacttgacttttttttaatgtttccttttttaaaactatattcacAACTGGACATTTTTCCAGGTTGGTTTGATAGATGTATCTGTGATCTTTGATAATAATTTTGGTGCATCAGGGGTTTATATGCAGCACTTTTTAATCcttgttttgtgttttattcACTGGGTGTTTGGCTATCATTTGCAAGAAATTACAATACCTTCAGAAAGTTGAGAGCATTTGACTAGATTAGCTAACTTTTGTCAAGCCAAGCTTAATTTGGGTCTTTtacagctttttaaaattatttttatttgggggaagTGGGCTTTTTTGTGCTAGAATCATTATTTATAGAAAACAAAGATATAATACAGCACTGACTTCTatctttttaaacaaaatgtaAGTTACCAATTTTTATGGAAATGGGTAACGGTATATTAGAGTGATTTACAGTACATGgcactttttattgttttggttttgtttttattttgtttcctattaGTTAAATAGTTGATTTAATATGATTGATTTAAAGGACAGCAGATGCAATCAATGGAAAACAAATTCGTTTCCATTCCTTATGGATAAGGCAAAAGCCTGAAAAGTCTCATTTTAGATCTATGTCATTATCCAGTTCTTTTGTGCTTCTAGACAATAGAAATGGAATTGAAATCCTAGATTTCCATTAAGCTGTTGTTTTATGTGTGCCCGTCTCTTTGTATTGGCACACAGGAATACTGGATAAAACACCCTTTCacaatatttacatattttaaattaatctAATTATTCTCAATGctacttttatatttaatatactgTTCCGTTTTCTTGCTCTATTTATTAAGGCTGGCCTGAGATGGTTTTATGCATTGAGGATATGCAACATTTATTGATACTGCACTATAGGGATGGTGGTGGAGGAAATGTAAATGGTAACTTAAGTTTTTTTGTAAGATACTGTATATTTTCTTGAAGGTAGTTTTTTGGCCTGTTATATTATTAGGGCCTGATTCTTGCCACAATAGGGTAGTTTTAGAAACAGACTAAAGTCTGTTTTAGTATTAGTAAGGGATATTTCTGGTTTCAAAATCATGGGTTTTACTAGCTCCATTTTCATGGGTGAGAAAGTAGGTTTTGCACTTGGCAGTAGACAGTTGATTGACGTAACTTGGGCTGTTGCCTGGAGTTGTAGGATTCTGCATAGTGTAAATGGGATTATTTAGGTCAGTCTGCTTTGAGATAGTGCCATAGTTTGTGATTTACTGGTGATTATTCTGCTTGCTGCAGTGTGGAGTAAAACCCTGAAAAACCAGAAAGTACCTTTTACTGTTGATACAAATTGTATCTTTTTAACTATAAGAACCATTTTTATTTGTAGATGTAGTTAAAACACAAATGCGTAACTATGATTAGACTTTTGGGCAACATTTTATcccttatttaaatttttttaaaagaaaagtagaattgaGATCTAGAATAgggtagaaaaataaaagtaacaatTTGTTTAGGTAATTAAAAATGTCTGtctcaattttatataatatataagtatcTATTAAAATCACTCTAttggcatttttctttctcctaaaaCTTATCTAGTGTGAACGTaatgaaaaataaaggtaaaatgcTGCCTGAAATAACGTCCAAGCACCTTTGACTAGGATGACATTTtcactacttgtgtgacactGTGTGTTGCATGAAGTAGGATTTGGGTATACTGTAAATGCTTCTAAAAGGCATTGTGCTTATTGACATATCCAATAATCTGAACCATGTTCAGCAAACCTAATTCAGGAACGTGTTCTTCTATACAGCTTTTACTGTTGTTTTTGAGGGTGGGATCTGCATTCATCTGTACTCAGTAATAACATAGGTGATGCTACATGAACTCTCCTGGGTGGTGTCTGGGAGTCATTTTCTGCACTCGTGGAAATAtttattcttgaattttttgGTCACTATCTGTAGAACATGTTTTAATGTAGAGGCTAATTCAGTGCCAATAACAGGGTTATGTATGTAGATGGCTTTCACTTTGGTTAtatgctgtttgtttgtttgttttttatcaaaaCCACACTTTTTGAGTACTACACCATAGTGTAGGCTTAACTAGCTTAGTGTAGCagtgattttatttgtgttttctgtttctattattcttcattttaattatttgtctTTCTGCCAAACTTTCCCAGATTGCTTTGAATATCATATGAAGTGAAAGATAAGTAGACATATACCAATCACATTTTCATTGTGGTTTTCTGATGTTTTAACAGATTGGTTGCAAATTAATGGCTATTTTAGTTTGGCCTCATGGTTGAAACTATAAGATAGCAGTAGTATAGCCTACAACAATGTCCTGACATAAACAGATCTGGACTACCTGTGCTGAATTCTTCAATAATAACTATTTGTGAATAAGTTGCAGTATTCTCCTGTCAAGTGGAACATTCCTTTTGTATTGAAGCATCAGAGTTACTTTGCAGGGTGTAAGAACAAGGGTTATTTGGCAATATTTAGTTATTGTCAGTTCTTAATTAtctaaaaagggggggggggtagttcatgaataaataaaattcataccTAACTCAAAGATTCCCCCCACCAGATTTTCAAGTGACCGAATTAATTAGTAGCAAACTTAAGTGAGATGTTTCATGTTCTCTCACTTTCCCTGTCACAACCCTCTATAGGGTATCCCAGAATTCCTTGCTCAGTTTCAAGTGTTAAAAGCTAGGATTTCTGAAACATCCTGTAGTGAGGTGCTAACATGAGTAGTGAAATGGCCCAGAGTGTTCACcatgaggggaaaggaaaagtctACATTGGTTAATCATCTCTTGAATAATTGAGAATTGACTGTATTGTGCAATGATGTGCTAGTTCATAGTTTTTATTTTAGTATGGAGGAAGTGCCCAGACCATATAGATTGGCCCAGagtgtttcctcatttttagtgTAAGCTGTGTGCAGTATCATTTTTATGGTCTCGAAATCCTGATGGAGTTCATTGTAGATCtcaaacatttgaagaagagACGCACCTGTACAAAATGTTCAGTACTTGTAGAATCTCGAGCTGTGTGTTTTTATGTAAATTCattaatgaaaaattataatataaataaaagaagtgTGAGtacagataatatatatatatagagagagatattcTAAAATTAAAGGAGGGAAAATTTACTATTGATTGCCAAA
This window contains:
- the ZC3H12C gene encoding probable ribonuclease ZC3H12C, whose translation is MGLKDHLGHDLGHLYVESTDTHISAIVPWSMVEKPTMDKVNSRKEDAEKMVSEDTGSSSCDSEENTNSDNDSEQLGSIAVEPCLLTKTHRQLCRSPCLEPHIFKCNEILQDLNTEEIQTMPKEVKKPPDVVKEYQTKLEFALKLGYSEEQIQLVLNKLGTDALINDILGELVKLGNKSETDPTVSTINSSIIRETASLESQRSDSPLQEIVTDDGENLRPIVIDGSNVAMSHGNKEVFSCRGIKLAVDWFLERGHKDITVFVPAWRKEQSRPDALITDQEILRKLEKEKILVFTPSRRVQGRRVVCYDDRFIVKLAFESDGIIVSNDNYRDLANEKPEWKKFIDERLLMYSFVNDKFMPPDDPLGRHGPSLDNFLRKKPIVPEHKKQPCPYGKKCTYGHKCKYYHPERGSQPQRSVADELRAMSRNTAAKTANEGGLVKSNSVPCSTKTDGTSDVKRAAPKRQSDPSIRTQVYQDLEEKLPTKNKLETRSVPSLVSIPSSSAAKPQSTTPLSNGLPSGVHFPPQDQRPQGQYPPMMMATKNHGTPMPYEQYPKCDSPVDIGYYSMLNAYSNLSVSGPRSPERRFSLDTDYRISSVASDCSSEGSMSCGSSDSYVGYNDRSYVSSPDPQLEENLKCQHMHPHSRLNSQPFLQSFHDPLTRVQSYSHEEPKHHHKPPIPYMAVHLQHPAVGARSSCPGDYPSPQNAAHSKTLHLGRSLVSTRIDSISDSRLYDNSPSRQRKPYSRQEGLGSWERQNYGIDAYGYRQTYSLPDNTTQPCYEPFTFQSLPEQQDQTWRVPFCGLPQDAPRYQDNREKVYINLCNIFPSDLVRVVMKRNPHMTDAQQLAAAILVEKSQLGY